In the Phaeobacter gallaeciensis genome, one interval contains:
- the mutT gene encoding 8-oxo-dGTP diphosphatase MutT, translated as MKTVLVSAVALIDVEGRILLAQRPEGKSMAGLWEFPGGKVEAGETPEVALIRELEEELGINTWQSCLAPLTFASHSYEDFHLLMPLFACRKWEGIPQAREGQVLKWARPQELRDYPMPPADIPLIPILRDWL; from the coding sequence ATGAAAACGGTTCTCGTCTCGGCCGTGGCCCTGATCGACGTCGAAGGACGGATCCTGCTGGCGCAGCGCCCCGAAGGCAAATCCATGGCCGGGCTTTGGGAATTCCCAGGCGGCAAGGTTGAAGCCGGGGAGACCCCCGAAGTGGCGCTGATCCGCGAGCTGGAAGAGGAGCTGGGCATCAACACCTGGCAATCCTGCCTGGCGCCACTGACCTTTGCCAGCCACAGCTATGAAGATTTTCACCTGCTGATGCCGCTGTTTGCATGCCGAAAATGGGAGGGCATTCCGCAGGCCCGGGAAGGCCAGGTCCTGAAATGGGCTCGGCCGCAAGAGCTGCGTGATTACCCGATGCCTCCGGCCGATATTCCGCTGATTCCGATCCTGCGGGATTGGCTGTAG
- a CDS encoding RNA-binding protein — translation MARGGAEKDRSDGPERKCIATGEVQPKQGLIRFVMGPDGQVVADVFGKLPGRGVYVTASRSALDTAVKKKLFARGFKAQVKVPEDLADEVERQVLRRLVDLISLARKSGDAVGGYEKVKDWLLKEEASVLIQAADGSGRGKSKLSTPHRGNYIGCLSADELGMAFGRQTVIHAALASGGLSKRVVEEAQRLQGLREMVGGKGRTEG, via the coding sequence ATGGCTCGCGGAGGCGCCGAAAAAGACCGGTCAGACGGCCCGGAGCGAAAGTGCATCGCAACAGGTGAGGTCCAGCCCAAGCAGGGCCTCATCCGGTTCGTGATGGGCCCCGACGGGCAGGTCGTTGCGGATGTGTTCGGTAAACTCCCCGGTCGGGGCGTTTATGTGACCGCCAGCCGTTCTGCGTTAGATACGGCGGTAAAGAAGAAACTCTTCGCCCGTGGCTTCAAGGCCCAGGTGAAGGTGCCCGAAGACCTTGCAGACGAGGTGGAGCGGCAGGTTCTGCGCCGTCTCGTTGATCTGATCAGCCTGGCCCGCAAGTCGGGTGATGCGGTCGGTGGCTATGAAAAAGTCAAGGATTGGCTGCTGAAGGAAGAGGCGAGTGTGCTGATTCAGGCGGCTGACGGATCCGGGCGTGGAAAGTCGAAACTGAGCACGCCGCACCGGGGGAACTATATCGGTTGCCTCTCTGCGGATGAGCTGGGGATGGCATTTGGGCGTCAAACTGTGATACATGCGGCGCTGGCCTCTGGTGGACTCAGCAAACGTGTTGTAGAGGAAGCGCAACGATTGCAGGGTTTGCGCGAAATGGTGGGCGGCAAGGGCCGCACGGAAGGATAA
- the rimP gene encoding ribosome maturation factor RimP has protein sequence MTNDLIAKAAIDRRLAEIITPVIEDLGYELVRIRLMSGKTTTLQIMADKPDGGIEVDDCADISNAVSAVLDVEDPILDAYALEVSSPGIDRPLTRLKDFDMFEGYEAKLETAELIDGRRRFKGELAGVEDDEVLINIEEHGEPVTIGLKFDWLSDAKLVLTDDLIKEMLRQRKAAGTLNEDAFDDVIEDTPLEGEVTEGSEEENK, from the coding sequence ATGACCAACGACCTGATTGCCAAAGCCGCGATTGACCGCCGCCTTGCCGAGATCATCACCCCGGTGATCGAGGATCTGGGCTATGAGCTGGTCCGTATCCGGCTGATGTCCGGCAAGACGACAACCCTGCAGATCATGGCCGACAAACCCGATGGCGGGATCGAAGTTGATGATTGTGCCGATATTTCGAATGCCGTCAGCGCAGTTCTGGACGTCGAGGATCCGATCCTTGACGCCTACGCGCTTGAGGTCTCCAGCCCCGGCATCGACCGCCCCCTGACGCGTCTCAAGGACTTTGACATGTTCGAAGGCTATGAGGCCAAGCTGGAAACCGCCGAACTGATCGACGGTCGTCGCCGCTTCAAGGGCGAGCTGGCCGGTGTCGAGGATGACGAGGTTCTGATCAATATCGAGGAACACGGCGAGCCCGTGACCATCGGTCTGAAGTTCGACTGGCTGAGCGATGCCAAGCTGGTGCTGACCGACGATCTGATCAAGGAAATGCTGCGCCAGCGCAAGGCGGCTGGCACGCTGAACGAAGATGCTTTTGACGACGTTATCGAAGATACGCCCCTTGAGGGCGAGGTGACCGAAGGGTCCGAAGAGGAGAACAAGTAA
- the nusA gene encoding transcription termination factor NusA — protein sequence MAITSANQLELLQTAEAVAREKMIDPGLVVEAMEESLARAAKSRYGSEMDIRVSIDRKTGKATFTRVRSVVEDEELENYQSEMTVEQAKQYMADPKVGDTYVEEVPPVEMGRIAAQSAKQVILQKVREAERDRQYEEFKDRAGTIINGLVKREEFGNVIVDVGAGEAILRRNEKIGRESYRPNDRIRCYIKDVRREPRGPQIFLSRTAPEFMAELFKMEVPEIYDGIIEIKAVARDPGSRAKIAVISYDGSIDPVGACVGMRGSRVQAVVNELQGEKIDIIPWNEDQPTFLVNALQPAEVSKVVLDEEAGKIEVVVPEEQLSLAIGRRGQNVRLASQLTGLDIDIMTEEEESARRQKEFEARTGLFMETLDLDEFFAQLLVSEGFTSLEEVAYVELDELLVIDGVDEGTAEELQARARDYLEAKAKAAIDAARALGAEDSLIDFDGLTPQMIEALAKDGIKTLEDFATCADWELAGGWTTDGGERIKDDGILEPFGMSLEEAQDMVMTARVLLGWVDPAELEPEVSEDDEAEGDEEAADTGAGV from the coding sequence ATGGCCATCACCTCTGCAAACCAGCTTGAGCTGTTGCAAACCGCCGAAGCCGTGGCGCGCGAGAAAATGATCGACCCCGGCCTGGTGGTCGAAGCCATGGAAGAAAGCCTCGCCCGGGCGGCCAAAAGCCGCTACGGCAGCGAAATGGACATCCGTGTGTCCATCGACCGCAAGACCGGCAAGGCCACCTTTACCCGCGTGCGCTCGGTCGTCGAAGATGAAGAGCTGGAAAACTACCAGTCGGAAATGACCGTCGAACAGGCCAAGCAGTACATGGCTGATCCCAAGGTGGGCGACACCTATGTGGAAGAGGTTCCGCCGGTAGAAATGGGCCGTATCGCGGCCCAATCGGCCAAGCAGGTCATTCTGCAGAAGGTGCGCGAAGCAGAGCGTGACCGCCAGTATGAAGAATTCAAGGACCGCGCCGGTACCATCATCAACGGTCTGGTCAAACGCGAAGAGTTCGGCAACGTCATCGTCGATGTGGGCGCTGGCGAAGCGATCCTGCGCCGCAACGAGAAGATCGGCCGCGAAAGCTATCGTCCGAACGATCGTATCCGCTGCTACATCAAGGATGTGCGCCGCGAACCGCGCGGCCCGCAGATCTTCCTCAGCCGTACTGCGCCGGAATTCATGGCCGAGCTGTTCAAGATGGAAGTGCCTGAAATCTATGATGGTATCATTGAGATCAAGGCCGTTGCCCGTGATCCCGGTTCGCGCGCCAAGATCGCCGTGATTTCCTATGATGGTTCGATCGACCCGGTGGGCGCCTGCGTCGGTATGCGCGGCAGCCGCGTGCAGGCCGTTGTGAACGAACTGCAGGGTGAAAAGATCGACATCATCCCGTGGAACGAAGATCAGCCGACTTTCCTCGTCAACGCGCTGCAGCCGGCCGAAGTGTCGAAAGTGGTTCTGGACGAAGAAGCTGGCAAGATCGAAGTTGTGGTCCCCGAGGAACAGCTGAGCCTGGCCATCGGCCGCCGTGGTCAGAACGTACGTCTGGCCTCGCAGCTGACCGGTCTCGACATCGACATCATGACCGAGGAAGAGGAATCGGCGCGTCGCCAAAAGGAATTCGAAGCGCGCACCGGCCTGTTCATGGAAACTCTGGATCTGGACGAATTCTTTGCCCAGCTGCTGGTCTCCGAAGGGTTCACCAGCCTCGAAGAGGTTGCCTATGTGGAGCTCGATGAACTGCTGGTCATCGACGGTGTTGACGAAGGCACCGCCGAAGAGCTTCAGGCCCGGGCCCGTGACTACCTCGAAGCCAAGGCCAAGGCGGCGATTGATGCCGCCCGTGCGCTGGGCGCAGAGGACAGCCTGATTGACTTTGACGGTCTGACACCCCAGATGATTGAGGCACTGGCAAAGGACGGCATCAAGACGCTGGAAGACTTTGCCACCTGCGCGGACTGGGAACTGGCCGGCGGCTGGACCACGGATGGCGGCGAACGGATCAAGGACGACGGTATTCTGGAACCTTTCGGCATGTCGCTGGAAGAGGCACAGGATATGGTCATGACAGCCCGCGTATTGCTGGGCTGGGTTGATCCCGCCGAACTGGAACCGGAAGTCTCGGAAGATGACGAGGCCGAAGGTGACGAAGAAGCCGCTGACACAGGGGCCGGGGTCTGA
- the infB gene encoding translation initiation factor IF-2 — protein sequence MSDSDGKKTLGLRGGSRPGNVKQSFSHGRTKNVVVETKRKRVVVPKPGAGKGGSGASPATDGSRRPAGITDAEMARRLKALQAAKAREVEEAAQREAEEKARAEERERRRAEQEAKEREQREAEEKARRKAEEEERKRLEAEEAAKRAAAAPAAEPEKAKSAGPAAGRSAAKPAAQAPRKADREREERGRGGKGRDQGRRSGKLTLGQATGEGGRQRSMAAMKRKQERARQKAMGTVEREKVIRDVQLPETIVVSELANRMAERVGDVVKSLMNMGMMVTQNQSIDADTAELIIEEFGHKVVRVSDSDVEDVIKEVEDKEEDLQPRPPVITIMGHVDHGKTSLLDAIRDARVVAGEAGGITQHIGAYQVTTDSGTVLSFLDTPGHAAFTSMRSRGAQVTDIVVLVVAADDSVMPQTIEAINHAKAAGVPMIVAINKIDKPAADPNKVRAELLQHEVIVEAMSGDVQDVEVSAVTGQGLDELLEAIALQAEILELKANPNRAAQGAVIEAQLDVGRGPVATVLVQNGTLHQGDIFVVGEQYGKVRALINDKGERVKEAGPSVPVEVLGLNGTPEAGDVLNVTETEAQAREIAEYREQAAKDKRAAAGAATTLEQLMAKAKEDENVSELPILVKADVQGSAEAIVQAMEKIGNDEVRVRVLHSGVGAITETDIGLAEASGAPVMGFNVRANTSARNTANQKGVEIRYYSVIYDLVDDVKAAASGLLSAEIKENFIGYATIKDVFKVSNVGKVAGCLVTEGVARRSAGVRLLRDNVVIHEGTLKTLKRFKDEVAEVQSGQECGMAFENYEDIRAGDVIEIFERQEVERKLD from the coding sequence ATGAGCGATAGTGACGGCAAAAAGACATTGGGTTTGCGTGGTGGTTCCCGGCCTGGGAACGTGAAACAGAGCTTCAGCCATGGGCGGACCAAGAATGTCGTAGTGGAAACCAAGCGCAAACGCGTTGTGGTTCCCAAGCCGGGTGCGGGTAAAGGCGGCAGTGGTGCGTCTCCCGCGACGGATGGATCCCGTCGACCTGCCGGCATCACCGACGCGGAAATGGCCCGCCGCCTGAAGGCGCTGCAGGCTGCCAAGGCGCGTGAAGTCGAAGAAGCCGCGCAGCGCGAGGCCGAGGAAAAGGCCCGTGCCGAAGAGCGTGAGCGCCGCCGCGCCGAGCAGGAAGCCAAGGAACGCGAACAGCGCGAAGCCGAGGAAAAAGCCCGTCGCAAGGCGGAAGAGGAAGAGCGCAAGCGCCTCGAAGCTGAAGAAGCGGCCAAGCGTGCAGCAGCGGCTCCGGCAGCAGAGCCGGAGAAGGCAAAATCTGCCGGTCCCGCCGCAGGTCGTTCTGCGGCCAAACCCGCAGCCCAGGCCCCGCGCAAAGCCGACCGCGAACGCGAAGAGCGTGGCCGTGGTGGTAAAGGCCGCGACCAGGGTCGCCGTTCGGGCAAGCTGACATTGGGTCAGGCAACCGGCGAAGGTGGCCGCCAGCGGTCCATGGCGGCAATGAAGCGCAAGCAGGAGCGCGCGCGTCAGAAGGCAATGGGCACCGTCGAGCGTGAAAAGGTCATCCGTGACGTGCAGCTGCCGGAAACCATCGTTGTTTCCGAGCTGGCAAACCGTATGGCGGAACGCGTTGGTGACGTGGTCAAATCGCTCATGAACATGGGCATGATGGTCACCCAGAACCAGTCGATCGACGCCGATACGGCTGAACTGATCATCGAAGAATTCGGCCACAAAGTTGTCCGCGTTTCCGACTCGGACGTCGAAGACGTGATCAAAGAGGTCGAGGACAAGGAAGAAGATCTGCAGCCGCGTCCGCCAGTGATCACCATCATGGGCCACGTCGACCACGGTAAGACCTCGCTGCTGGATGCGATCCGCGATGCGCGGGTTGTGGCTGGCGAAGCAGGCGGTATCACCCAGCACATCGGTGCGTATCAGGTGACCACCGATAGCGGCACCGTACTGAGCTTCCTCGATACGCCGGGCCACGCGGCCTTCACCTCGATGCGCTCTCGCGGTGCTCAGGTGACGGATATCGTGGTTCTGGTTGTGGCTGCCGACGATTCGGTCATGCCGCAGACCATCGAGGCGATCAACCACGCCAAGGCTGCCGGTGTTCCGATGATCGTGGCGATCAACAAGATCGACAAACCTGCGGCCGATCCGAACAAGGTGCGTGCCGAGCTGCTGCAACACGAGGTGATCGTGGAAGCCATGTCCGGCGACGTTCAGGACGTGGAAGTGTCCGCCGTGACCGGCCAGGGCCTGGATGAACTGCTGGAAGCCATCGCGCTTCAGGCGGAAATCCTGGAACTGAAAGCCAACCCGAACCGTGCCGCCCAAGGCGCCGTGATCGAAGCACAGCTGGACGTGGGCCGCGGCCCGGTTGCCACTGTTCTGGTTCAGAACGGTACCCTGCATCAGGGCGACATCTTCGTTGTGGGTGAGCAGTACGGTAAGGTCCGTGCGCTGATCAACGACAAGGGTGAGCGCGTCAAGGAGGCCGGTCCGTCGGTTCCGGTCGAGGTTCTGGGTCTCAACGGCACGCCCGAAGCGGGTGACGTGCTGAACGTGACCGAGACCGAGGCACAGGCCCGCGAAATCGCGGAATACCGCGAGCAGGCCGCCAAGGACAAACGCGCCGCAGCCGGTGCTGCGACCACTCTGGAACAGCTGATGGCCAAGGCTAAGGAAGACGAAAACGTCTCCGAACTGCCGATCCTGGTCAAAGCAGACGTGCAGGGCTCTGCCGAAGCGATCGTTCAGGCGATGGAGAAGATCGGCAACGACGAGGTGCGCGTGCGCGTGCTGCACTCGGGTGTTGGTGCCATCACCGAAACCGATATCGGCCTGGCCGAAGCTTCCGGTGCGCCGGTCATGGGCTTCAACGTCCGTGCCAATACCTCGGCCCGTAACACTGCCAACCAGAAGGGCGTCGAGATCCGCTATTACTCGGTGATCTATGACCTTGTGGATGACGTGAAAGCGGCGGCCTCGGGCCTGCTGTCGGCCGAGATCAAGGAAAACTTCATCGGCTACGCGACCATCAAGGACGTGTTCAAGGTCTCCAACGTCGGCAAGGTTGCCGGCTGTCTGGTCACCGAAGGCGTTGCCCGTCGCTCGGCTGGTGTGCGTCTGCTGCGTGACAACGTGGTGATCCACGAAGGCACGCTGAAAACGCTGAAGCGCTTCAAGGATGAAGTCGCAGAGGTTCAGTCCGGTCAGGAATGCGGTATGGCCTTTGAGAACTACGAAGATATCCGCGCAGGCGATGTCATCGAAATCTTCGAGCGTCAGGAAGTTGAACGTAAGCTCGACTAA